TGAGTCAGCACCGGTACGGTAGAGCGTTTGTTTAATGGCCAGCACTTCTGGCGATGCTGCTGCCTGGCGTAAAAAATCAACGACAGGTGAGAAAGATTCAAACGGTTGATGTAATAAAATATCATGGCGTTTAATGGCGGCAAAAATATCTTTATTTCTGGCCAGTTGCGGCGGAACGCTGGGTTTAAAGGGTGTAAACTTAAGGTCTGGCCGATCAACGAGATTATTGATTTCCTGGATTCTATTCAAATTAACGGGGCCATCGACTAAAAATAATCGATCCCTGCTTAACTCAAAGCGCTCCAATAAAAAACTAACGGTATCATCCGGACACGCAGCATCTATTTCCAGACGCACTTCATCGCCATAATTACGCATGGCCAGCTCGCCTTCAACGGCCAGTAATAAATCATCAATGGCATCATCATCGACAAAAAAGTCACTGTTTCGGGTAACCCTAAATTGATGACAACCTTTAACAATCATGCCGTTAAATAATTCACTAACAAAAGCATGAATAATGGATGATAAAAATACAAAATCAGCCGGACCGCTTTGCGTCTCTTCGATTGGTAATTGAATAATGCGTGGCAATGCTCTTGGGGCTTGTAAAATAGCTCTGCCGCTATTTCTGCCAAAGGCATCTTTTCCGGTTAAGGAAATAATAAAATTTAAACTCTTGTTGAGTATGCGCGGGAAAGGGTGTGCAGAATCCAGACCAACAGGTGTTAATATAGGCAGTAATTCATCATTAAAATAATTGGCCAGCCATTTATGTTGCGCTTCGGTCCAGTCGTTACGGCGAACAAAACGAATGTTTTCAGCATTAAGTGAAGGGATTAAAATTTCATTAAGAACTTGATATTGCTCTTCTACCAACTTATGTGCATAAATAGAAATTTGTTCCAACTGCTCATTGGGAGTTAAACCATCCGGCCCAATGGCTTTTGGATCAATAGCGACCATTTCCATAACACTGGCAACCCGAACCTCAAAAAACTCATCCAGATTTGAGCAGGAAATACATAAGTAGTTGAGTCGCTCAAGCAATGGTACCGCTTCATTTTTTGCTTGCGCCAAAACCCGTTTGTTAAATTCCAGCAAGCTTAAGTCCCGATTGATATAAAGTTCCGGATTTTCAAGATTGATTGTTTCAATGATTTCGTTTGTATGCATTTTCTTCTGTGAATTTTCGGGTATTATGCCGGTAATAAAAAGATGTCGGTCACTGGTTTGTACGATATGTAAATTCAAACCTGCTAGTGCCAATTGTGCAGTAATTTCTTCCAAGCTAAAAGCCGCCAGCAAAGAATGATAAAAATCTCGTTGCAGAATTTCAGGTTCATTGGCGGCATAGTTAGCCATCATTATTTGCGCATCCTCAATACAGGCGGGGCGCAATAAATCCATAATAATGACACGAGTACCTGGTCTCGAATATTTTTTTATGGTTTCCCAAAGTACCTGCGGATCCGGCAAATGGTGCAAGAGACTATTGCTAAAAATTATTTCATAATCAGATTGCGGTAATGTGACGTCAGGTAATAAACCTTTAATAAAGCTTATACGGTCTGACAGATCAACTGGTAATGCTGCTTTCGCATAATTTAGCATGGGCTGCGAACCGTCAACTGCATGTATCTTACTGAAAGGAAAAGCCTTGGCAAAGCGGCAACTGATATCGCCGGGACCGCACCCTAAATCTAATGCTGTGCCGCGAAACTCGGGGTCATTAATAAACCGTTTTAGTTGTTGTATAAAGTCATTATGCGGTATTTCAAAGTCAGCTTCGGCGTAAGCTTTTACTTGGCTTTCATCTTCCATTAACTCGGGTTCCAATAATCGATTCATACTGAATATCCTCTTTTTCCTTGCAAGCCACCGGTATGAACAGCAATAAGTCGTTGGCCCGGTTTAAAAAACTGCTTGGTGATTAAATCGTAAAGTGCATACATCATTTTTCCGGTATAAACAGGTTCAAGGGGAATATTGGTTTTACATTCAAAATCGGTAATAAATGTCATAAGTTCAGGTTTCGTTGTCGCAAAACCACCAAAGTGATAATCCAGGTTAATCTGCCAGTTAGTAAAAGCACATGGCAATAAATTCTTAACATCAGTCTGTAAAAATCCGGCATTTTTTAATGCCGCAAAACCCAAGACGGCTACTGACCCAGGAGCTGCCTTAATAATACCCGCTAATGTAGCGCCTGTTCCACAGGGTACGCAAAGCGTGTCGTAAAGAATATCTATTTCGTTAACCAGTTCTGCAACACCTTTTAACGCCAAGGCTTGAGCCCCGCCTTCCGGCAGCCAGTATTGCCGGGGTTTTAAGCCAGGTAAATCATGACAGCCTTTATATTGTCGCAAAAGCCTGTAATCAGAACGGGAGACAAATGTGAGTTCCATACCCCAGTTTTGTAGATCCATTAAAGTTGGCGTTAATGTTGCCGGTTGCTCACCGCGAATAAACCCCTGCGTTTTCAACCCCAGAAGTTTACCTGTATAAGCCAGTGCATGTAAATGATTGGAATAAGCACCGCCCATACTGATGAGTGTATCAGCACCTGAAGACAATGCCTGATCAAGGCTGTATTTAAGTTTACGCCATTTATTTCCGGAAATAACGGGATGCAATAAGTCGTCGCGTTTTATCCATAATTCAATGTGGTATCGATCCAGCAGAGGGTCATCAATTTTTGTTAAAATCGATGGCTTGAAGGTTTTTTCCAACTTACTCAGTTCAGGGTGCATTTATGTGTGGACGTTTTAACTTGATCGCAACAAAGCCGCAAATTATGGAACATTTTAGTTTGCAGCGCTTACCTGATTATCAACCGGACTACAATATTCCACCAGGACAAAAAATAATTGCTGTGGTAAGGCTGGAAGATGGTAGC
Above is a window of Methylobacter sp. S3L5C DNA encoding:
- a CDS encoding 1-aminocyclopropane-1-carboxylate deaminase/D-cysteine desulfhydrase gives rise to the protein MHPELSKLEKTFKPSILTKIDDPLLDRYHIELWIKRDDLLHPVISGNKWRKLKYSLDQALSSGADTLISMGGAYSNHLHALAYTGKLLGLKTQGFIRGEQPATLTPTLMDLQNWGMELTFVSRSDYRLLRQYKGCHDLPGLKPRQYWLPEGGAQALALKGVAELVNEIDILYDTLCVPCGTGATLAGIIKAAPGSVAVLGFAALKNAGFLQTDVKNLLPCAFTNWQINLDYHFGGFATTKPELMTFITDFECKTNIPLEPVYTGKMMYALYDLITKQFFKPGQRLIAVHTGGLQGKRGYSV
- the ppk1 gene encoding polyphosphate kinase 1, which codes for MHTNEIIETINLENPELYINRDLSLLEFNKRVLAQAKNEAVPLLERLNYLCISCSNLDEFFEVRVASVMEMVAIDPKAIGPDGLTPNEQLEQISIYAHKLVEEQYQVLNEILIPSLNAENIRFVRRNDWTEAQHKWLANYFNDELLPILTPVGLDSAHPFPRILNKSLNFIISLTGKDAFGRNSGRAILQAPRALPRIIQLPIEETQSGPADFVFLSSIIHAFVSELFNGMIVKGCHQFRVTRNSDFFVDDDAIDDLLLAVEGELAMRNYGDEVRLEIDAACPDDTVSFLLERFELSRDRLFLVDGPVNLNRIQEINNLVDRPDLKFTPFKPSVPPQLARNKDIFAAIKRHDILLHQPFESFSPVVDFLRQAAASPEVLAIKQTLYRTGADSPIVAALIRAARAGKEVTVVIELRARFDEKANIDLASKLQEAAVHVVYGVVGYKTHAKMCLVLRREGKVLRNYVHLGTGNYHPKTAQIYTDYGLFSCNKELGEDVRRVFAQLTSLGKVTKLNKLLQSPFTLHTGILEKIEREITHAKNGKPAKIIIQINAIVEEQSIQALYRASQAGVEVKLIVRGICCLRPGITGVSDNIEVRAIIGRFLEHARIYAFSNDGNQEVYASSADLMNRNMFRRVEICFPIESKRLYRRILHNLDLYLQDNTQAWLLQPDGSYLQLLNVSNEEPVQAQLMILNELQAS